A stretch of the Salminus brasiliensis chromosome 19, fSalBra1.hap2, whole genome shotgun sequence genome encodes the following:
- the uqcrq gene encoding cytochrome b-c1 complex subunit 8 gives MGRHFGDLAKIRHIITYSISPFEQRAFPNYFSKGIPNVWRRFTASVFRVAPPMVLMYLTYTWGNHIHEQSKRKNIADFENEK, from the exons ATGGGTCGCCACTTTGGGGATTTGGCCAAGATAAGACACATAATCACTTACAGCATCTCCCCCTTTGAGCAGAGGGCTTTCCCCAACTACTTTTCTAAAGGAATTCCCAATGTTTGGAGACGATTTACAGCATCCGTCTTCAGGGTTGCACCCC CTATGGTTTTGATGTACCTCACCTACACATGGGGCAATCATATTCATGAGCAGAGCAAGAGAAAAAACATTGCAGACTTTGAGAATGAAAAGTAA